One genomic region from Diabrotica undecimpunctata isolate CICGRU chromosome 9, icDiaUnde3, whole genome shotgun sequence encodes:
- the LOC140449907 gene encoding uncharacterized protein codes for MEISEEPLNLTLKKMPIAIVAPFSVVENKIINNNETDSLNLNKCEELPEDLSLKKNNEECLDLTKNKNHCEQLRKYLCKNEQTRNSYEKNTFNDYYNNKLAPRDNPQNIFDNNFLSMWYVNSFLNQQNPYFNTSPQAYQPKPNTNPASNKILNNLLDKKTYSSYKFPSSFDSLIKNEMQSDSDDKESTTG; via the coding sequence ATGGAAATTTCAGAGGAGCCTCTGAATCTTACACTGAAAAAAATGCCTATTGCCATTGTCGCACCGTTTTCCGTCgtcgaaaataaaataattaacaacaACGAAACCGATTCTCTAAATTTAAACAAGTGCGAGGAACTACCAGAAGACCTATCATTAAAAAAGAATAACGAAGAATGCTTGGACTTGACGAAAAACAAGAATCACTGCGAGCAATTAAGAAAATATCTGTGCAAAAACGAGCAGACTAGAAACTCTTACGAAAAAAATACTTTTAACGACTACTACAATAACAAATTAGCTCCTAGAGACAATCCCCAGAATATATTCgacaataattttttatctatGTGGTACGTGAATTCGTTTTTGAATCAACAAAATCCCTATTTTAATACCTCCCCACAGGCCTATCAGCCGAAACCCAATACGAATCCTGCTtccaacaaaattttaaataatctaCTCGACAAAAAGACTTACTCTTCCTACAAGTTTCCTTCTAGTTTTGATTCACTCATTAAAAATGAGATGCAAAGTGATAGTGACGATAAAGAATCAACTACAGGGTAA